One segment of Triticum aestivum cultivar Chinese Spring chromosome 2A, IWGSC CS RefSeq v2.1, whole genome shotgun sequence DNA contains the following:
- the LOC123184709 gene encoding protein PYRICULARIA ORYZAE RESISTANCE 21, with product MAEKVSTLIIEANLECEKCYKKIQKVLGKLQEKEKIRTIIFDTKKNTVTISGPFDTAKLSKKPRCKACKAIKDIKIVEEKKPDAKKPEEKKPEEKKPEEKKPAADGCKCCCKKPDEKKPDEKKKPDEKKPEEKKKPDEKKPDDKKPEEKPKSKEETKPAAPSTTVNLQFTQICNLCYPWPCSDPSHWGGEHQYPQPQQPQWPCEPPQMPAYPAPHHPQHPIPQHPPSAAPATPKRQPCGGSAYCGGGCGSCGGGGGGAYGAWPPAMPTPLQMMQPPPMGCGGPASSCRGCKGCRIVQEGRFIYEEYPPSACTVM from the exons ATGGCAGAGAAG GTATCCACGTTGATCATTGAAGCCAACCTCGAATGCGAGAAATGCTACAAGAAGATTCAGAAAGTGCTAGGCAAACTCCAAG AGAAGGAGAAGATCAGGACCATCATTTTCGACACGAAGAAGAACACGGTGACTATCTCTGGCCCATTCGACACGGCGAAGCTGTCCAAGAAGCCGCGATGCAAGGCCTGCAAGGCGATCAAGGATATCAAGATCGTTGAAGAGAAGAAGCCCGATGCCAAGAAGCCGGAGGAGAAGAAGCCAGAGGAGAAGAAGCCCGAGGAGAAGAAGCCGGCCGCCGATGGCTGCAAGTGTTGCTGCAAGAAACCGGACGAGAAGAAGCCGGATGAGAAGAAGAAGCCCGACGAGAAGAAGCCGGAGGAAAAGAAGAAACCCGACGAGAAGAAGCCAGATGATAAGAAGCCGGAGGAGAAGCCCAAATCCAAGGAGGAGACCAAACCGGCCGCGCCGTCGACGACTGTGAACCTGCAGTTCACGCAGATCTGTAACCTCTGCTACCCGTGGCCGTGCAGCGACCCGAGCCACTGGGGAGGCGAGCACCAGTACCCGCAGCCCCAGCAGCCGCAGTGGCCGTGCGAGCCGCCGCAGATGCCGGCGTACCCCGCCCCCCACCACCCTCAGCACCCGATTCCTCAGCACCCGCCCTCGGCGGCGCCGGCGACCCCGAAGAGGCAGCCGTGCGGAGGCTCGGCGTACTGCGGAGGAGGGTGCGGCTCgtgtggcggcggaggcggcggcgcgtacggggcGTGGCCGCCGGCGATGCCGACGCCGCTGCAGATGATGCAGCCCCCGCCGATGGGCTGCGGCGGGCCGGCGTCGTCGTGCAGAGGGTGCAAGGGCTGCCGGATCGTGCAGGAGGGGAGGTTCATCTACGAGGAGTACCCGCCCAGTGCGTGCACCGTCATGTGA